In a genomic window of Lacrimispora sp. BS-2:
- a CDS encoding SpoVA/SpoVAEb family sporulation membrane protein: protein MEINKKAYEAYVKQVTPVHKRWPGLVKAFLVGGIICTLGQLTTTLFMNAGMEKEAASAWTTLVLIAATVILTGFNIYPKITKFGGAGALVPITGFANSVVAPAVEFKAEGQVFGIGCKIFTIAGPVILYGILSSWLLGIIAYVLKAFQIL, encoded by the coding sequence ATGGAAATAAACAAAAAAGCATATGAGGCTTATGTAAAACAGGTGACACCGGTGCACAAAAGGTGGCCGGGGCTTGTAAAGGCTTTTTTAGTAGGGGGAATCATATGTACCCTTGGACAGCTTACTACAACTTTATTTATGAATGCAGGCATGGAAAAGGAAGCAGCCTCTGCCTGGACTACTCTGGTTCTGATTGCAGCCACTGTCATCCTGACCGGATTCAACATTTACCCCAAGATCACAAAATTTGGCGGAGCAGGAGCCCTGGTGCCGATCACGGGATTTGCCAATTCCGTTGTCGCTCCGGCTGTGGAATTTAAGGCGGAAGGCCAGGTGTTCGGAATCGGCTGTAAAATCTTTACCATTGCCGGTCCTGTCATATTATATGGGATATTAAGCTCCTGGCTCCTGGGAATCATCGCCTATGTATTAAAGGCCTTTCAAATACTGTAG
- a CDS encoding cob(I)yrinic acid a,c-diamide adenosyltransferase produces MNRGAIQVICGEGKGKTAAAMGMGIGALAKNRTVIMIQFLKGCSGRDSFDIMKRMEPEMKIFRFEKSDVFFESLSKEQQEEERMNIRNGLNFARKVVSTGECDMLILDEILGLLDQNIIEAEELAKLLQSKVDDMEVILTGKVFQKEIEPYVDSILEINHVKVDNIK; encoded by the coding sequence ATGAATAGAGGTGCGATACAGGTTATATGCGGGGAAGGAAAAGGAAAAACTGCGGCCGCCATGGGTATGGGAATCGGAGCTTTGGCCAAGAACAGAACTGTGATCATGATACAGTTCTTAAAGGGCTGCTCCGGCCGGGATTCTTTTGATATTATGAAACGCATGGAGCCTGAGATGAAAATATTCCGGTTTGAAAAATCTGATGTTTTTTTTGAAAGTCTTTCCAAAGAACAGCAGGAAGAGGAGCGGATGAACATCAGAAACGGCCTGAATTTTGCCAGAAAGGTCGTATCAACAGGGGAATGCGATATGCTGATCCTGGATGAAATCCTTGGACTTCTGGACCAGAACATCATAGAGGCAGAGGAACTTGCAAAGCTGCTTCAGTCCAAAGTTGATGATATGGAGGTCATATTAACCGGTAAGGTATTTCAAAAGGAAATAGAACCTTATGTAGATAGTATTCTGGAAATCAATCATGTTAAAGTTGACAATATAAAATAA
- a CDS encoding single-stranded DNA-binding protein, which yields MSEKMIENNKVSVIGEIVSGFTFSHEVFGEGFYMVDVAVNRLSEQADIIPLMISERLIDVEGDYSGLTVEAIGQFRSYNRHEGTKNRLVLSVFVREVHFIEEFTDYTKTNQIFLDGYICKAPIYRKTPLGREIADLLLAVNRPYGKSDYIPCIAWGRNARYASGFTVGTRVKVWGRVQSREYTKKLSETECEKRVAYEVSVSKLECAE from the coding sequence ATGTCAGAAAAAATGATTGAAAACAACAAAGTGAGCGTCATCGGAGAGATCGTCTCCGGCTTCACCTTCAGCCATGAAGTATTTGGAGAAGGATTCTATATGGTGGATGTTGCGGTAAATCGTCTTAGCGAACAGGCAGATATCATACCGCTCATGATTTCAGAACGTCTTATTGATGTGGAAGGAGATTACTCAGGCTTAACGGTAGAAGCCATTGGCCAGTTCCGTTCCTATAACCGTCATGAAGGAACAAAAAACCGGCTGGTACTTTCTGTATTTGTGAGAGAAGTTCATTTTATAGAAGAGTTTACGGATTATACGAAGACCAATCAAATTTTTCTGGATGGATACATATGCAAAGCTCCCATTTACAGAAAAACGCCTTTAGGAAGGGAAATTGCGGACCTGCTCCTTGCGGTTAACCGCCCATATGGAAAATCGGATTACATACCCTGCATCGCATGGGGGAGAAATGCCAGATATGCTTCAGGATTCACAGTAGGAACAAGAGTAAAAGTATGGGGAAGGGTTCAGAGCAGGGAATACACCAAAAAATTAAGTGAAACAGAGTGTGAAAAAAGAGTGGCTTATGAGGTATCAGTCAGCAAACTGGAGTGTGCGGAATAA
- the spoVAE gene encoding stage V sporulation protein AE — MDYVKAFLVGGVICALVQILMDNTKLMPGRIMVLLVVTGSILGAIGIYQPFADWAGAGATVPLLGFGNTLWKGVSKSMGEDGFLGIFKGGFTASAVGISGALIFGYLGSILFKPKMKN; from the coding sequence ATGGATTACGTGAAAGCATTTTTAGTCGGAGGAGTGATCTGTGCCCTGGTGCAGATATTAATGGACAATACAAAACTGATGCCCGGCCGCATCATGGTTCTTCTGGTAGTAACCGGAAGCATTCTGGGCGCTATTGGTATTTACCAGCCCTTTGCCGACTGGGCCGGAGCCGGGGCAACGGTTCCGCTTCTGGGCTTTGGAAACACCTTATGGAAAGGCGTATCAAAGAGCATGGGAGAGGATGGATTTTTAGGGATTTTTAAAGGAGGATTTACTGCAAGTGCAGTAGGAATCTCCGGAGCATTGATCTTCGGATATCTGGGATCCATTCTATTTAAGCCTAAGATGAAGAACTGA
- a CDS encoding transglycosylase domain-containing protein, whose protein sequence is MNYGKQATEKKIRSANSKTRKYTTKVFLAFLKSLFVLCLFGSIVAASICFGMVKGIIDNAPDVDIATIVPNEYATTVYDSAGNVTETLVTAGSNREEASYEELPKNLVNAFVSYEDSRFWEHNGIDLRSILRAVKGVLTGDSTAGGGSTITQQLIKNSVFGGGMEKSFGERLERKLQEWFLAVKLDKAMAKEQIITNYLNTINLGNNSLGVKVAARRYFNKDVSDLTLSECAVLAGITQNPSKFNPITGEKANSDKQKVILQYMNDQGYITKQEEDQALSDDVYSRIQNVDTATKETSTPYSYFTDELVEQVKKAMKDQLGYTDTQAHNMLYSGGLSIYTTQDPKIQSIVDEEINNPENYSAARYSIEYRLSVTHEDGTTTHYSEENIKRYHKENGDTGFDGLYNTEEAIQNDINGYKAYLLKEGDTILGESLHKMLQPQASFVLMDQKTGEVKAISGGRGQKTASLTLNRASNTYRQPGSTAKILTAFAPALDTCGATLGSVYYDSVYTVGTKTFSNWYSSGYQGYSSIRDGIIYSMNIVAVRCLMETVTPQLGVEYAKNFGISSLTDTDYNAALALGGITTGVSNLELTGAFATIANGGVYKKPIFFTRILDHDGKVLIDNTPETHRVLKDSTAFLLTDAMADSMESSRKFSSSGPSSTSASAHIPGMSGAGKSGTTSANNDIWFVGYTPYYTAGIWAGCDDNQKLTKQNGGASFHKPIWRKIMTRVHEGMPDPGFPVPDSIETAQICRKSGKLAVSGVCNNDPRGNAVYTEYFAKGTVPTDVCNNHVRATVCSVSHRLPTPYCPERTTAIFMAIPSGEEGATDDSKYAMPGYCTIHSANSIILPPGDNSDSPGGIPQQYGPGHGPQNPGGATQIPPWGGY, encoded by the coding sequence ATGAATTACGGCAAACAAGCGACAGAGAAAAAGATCAGATCTGCCAATTCAAAGACAAGAAAATATACCACAAAGGTATTTCTTGCCTTTTTAAAGAGTCTATTTGTGCTATGCTTGTTTGGCAGCATTGTTGCTGCCAGCATCTGTTTTGGCATGGTAAAAGGAATCATAGACAATGCTCCTGACGTAGATATCGCAACCATTGTTCCAAACGAATATGCAACAACGGTCTATGACAGCGCCGGAAACGTCACTGAAACCCTGGTAACCGCAGGTTCCAACCGGGAGGAAGCCAGTTATGAGGAACTTCCGAAGAATCTGGTCAATGCTTTTGTTTCCTATGAGGATTCCCGGTTCTGGGAGCACAATGGAATCGATTTGCGATCCATTCTCCGTGCCGTTAAGGGCGTTCTGACAGGGGATTCCACCGCAGGCGGAGGAAGTACCATTACCCAGCAGTTAATTAAAAACAGCGTCTTTGGAGGCGGCATGGAAAAGAGCTTCGGAGAACGGCTGGAACGAAAGCTGCAGGAATGGTTTTTAGCCGTCAAGCTGGATAAGGCTATGGCCAAGGAGCAGATCATAACCAACTATTTAAATACCATTAACCTGGGCAACAATTCCCTGGGAGTCAAGGTGGCTGCCAGAAGATATTTCAATAAGGACGTTTCGGACTTGACATTATCAGAATGTGCAGTCCTTGCGGGAATCACCCAGAACCCCTCAAAGTTTAACCCGATCACAGGAGAAAAAGCCAATTCGGACAAGCAAAAGGTAATTCTTCAATATATGAATGACCAGGGATATATCACAAAGCAGGAAGAAGATCAGGCCCTGTCCGATGACGTCTATTCCAGGATCCAGAACGTAGATACCGCTACCAAGGAGACCTCCACCCCATACAGCTATTTTACGGATGAGCTGGTGGAGCAGGTAAAAAAAGCCATGAAGGACCAGTTAGGATACACGGACACTCAGGCCCACAACATGCTTTACAGCGGCGGACTGTCGATTTATACCACCCAGGATCCTAAGATCCAGTCCATTGTAGACGAGGAAATCAACAATCCTGAAAACTATTCCGCCGCCAGATATTCCATCGAATACAGGCTGTCCGTCACCCATGAGGATGGAACCACAACCCATTACTCTGAGGAAAATATAAAACGTTATCACAAGGAAAATGGAGATACGGGATTTGACGGCTTATATAATACCGAAGAGGCGATCCAGAACGATATAAACGGATACAAGGCTTATCTTTTAAAAGAAGGGGATACCATTCTTGGAGAAAGCCTTCATAAAATGCTGCAGCCCCAGGCTTCCTTTGTCCTTATGGACCAGAAGACCGGGGAAGTAAAAGCCATAAGCGGCGGACGGGGGCAAAAAACAGCCAGTTTAACCTTGAACCGGGCCAGCAACACATACCGTCAGCCAGGATCCACCGCTAAGATCTTAACAGCCTTTGCGCCTGCCCTTGATACCTGTGGGGCCACCCTGGGATCTGTTTATTATGATTCTGTTTACACGGTGGGCACTAAGACCTTTTCCAACTGGTACAGCTCCGGCTATCAAGGCTATTCCAGCATACGTGACGGAATTATCTACTCCATGAACATCGTGGCTGTCCGCTGCCTGATGGAAACCGTAACGCCTCAGCTTGGTGTGGAATACGCCAAGAATTTCGGAATTTCCTCCTTAACCGATACCGATTATAATGCGGCCCTGGCCCTTGGAGGAATCACCACCGGCGTTTCCAACTTAGAGCTGACCGGCGCCTTTGCTACCATCGCAAACGGAGGCGTTTACAAAAAGCCTATATTCTTTACCAGAATTCTGGATCATGACGGCAAGGTGCTGATTGACAATACACCGGAAACCCACCGGGTATTAAAGGATTCCACCGCATTTCTTTTAACCGATGCCATGGCCGATTCCATGGAAAGCAGCAGAAAGTTCTCAAGCTCGGGGCCAAGCTCCACCAGCGCCTCTGCTCACATTCCCGGTATGTCAGGGGCAGGAAAAAGCGGTACCACCTCCGCAAACAATGATATCTGGTTCGTAGGTTATACCCCCTATTATACTGCCGGTATCTGGGCCGGCTGCGACGACAACCAGAAACTTACGAAGCAAAATGGGGGAGCCTCCTTCCACAAGCCCATCTGGCGGAAGATCATGACCAGAGTCCATGAAGGAATGCCCGATCCTGGTTTTCCAGTGCCTGACAGCATAGAAACCGCTCAGATCTGCCGCAAATCCGGCAAACTGGCAGTCTCCGGTGTCTGCAACAACGACCCCAGAGGCAATGCGGTATACACTGAGTATTTTGCAAAGGGCACAGTTCCAACCGACGTATGCAACAATCATGTACGCGCAACGGTCTGCTCTGTATCCCACCGTCTGCCTACGCCTTACTGTCCGGAACGGACCACCGCCATATTTATGGCAATTCCTTCGGGAGAAGAAGGGGCAACAGATGACTCCAAATACGCAATGCCAGGGTATTGCACCATCCATTCTGCCAATTCCATCATCCTTCCTCCGGGAGATAATTCAGATTCACCCGGCGGAATTCCACAGCAGTACGGACCTGGGCATGGACCCCAGAATCCTGGCGGGGCAACACAGATTCCTCCCTGGGGAGGTTATTAA
- the dapA gene encoding 4-hydroxy-tetrahydrodipicolinate synthase, with protein MAIFEGAGVALVTPFKESRDVNYEKLEELVEEQIAFGTDSIIVCGTTGEASTMTHEEHLDVIKYVCQITKKRIPVIAGTGSNCTDTAVYLSKEAQKHGADGLLLVSPYYNKATQNGLKAHFKTVADAVRIPILLYNIPSRTGVNIAAETIADLCLHTSNIVGVKEASGNFSAIADLMNLTDGRVDLYSGNDDQIVPMLSLGGKGVISVLSNIAPAQTHEICEAYFKGDVKRSAALQLAAIPLINALFCEVNPIPVKAALNLMGKAAGPMRLPLTEMEPKNQERLKQAMKEYGIL; from the coding sequence ATGGCAATTTTTGAGGGAGCAGGTGTGGCGCTTGTCACACCATTTAAGGAAAGCAGAGATGTAAACTATGAAAAGCTGGAGGAACTGGTAGAAGAACAGATCGCTTTTGGAACGGACTCTATCATTGTATGCGGTACAACGGGCGAGGCGTCCACCATGACCCATGAGGAGCATTTGGACGTGATCAAATACGTATGCCAGATAACGAAAAAGCGGATCCCGGTTATTGCAGGAACCGGTTCTAATTGTACGGATACGGCGGTTTACCTGTCTAAAGAGGCGCAAAAGCACGGCGCGGACGGGCTTCTTCTTGTATCTCCCTACTATAACAAGGCAACTCAGAATGGGCTGAAGGCTCACTTTAAGACAGTTGCTGATGCGGTGAGGATTCCTATTCTTCTGTATAATATTCCGTCAAGAACCGGAGTAAACATTGCAGCTGAGACCATAGCGGATTTATGTTTACATACCTCCAACATTGTAGGGGTAAAGGAAGCCAGCGGCAATTTTTCAGCCATTGCGGACTTAATGAACCTTACGGATGGCCGTGTTGATCTATATTCCGGCAATGACGATCAGATCGTCCCCATGCTGTCCCTGGGAGGAAAAGGTGTTATTTCCGTTCTTTCCAACATTGCGCCCGCCCAGACTCACGAAATCTGTGAGGCTTATTTTAAGGGAGATGTAAAACGGAGCGCCGCACTTCAGCTGGCTGCCATTCCTCTTATCAATGCCTTGTTCTGTGAGGTCAATCCGATTCCGGTTAAGGCTGCATTAAATCTTATGGGAAAGGCTGCAGGCCCTATGCGTCTGCCTCTTACTGAGATGGAACCTAAGAATCAGGAACGTTTAAAACAAGCCATGAAAGAGTATGGAATTTTATAA
- a CDS encoding stage V sporulation protein AB: protein MMFLKEVFLVFIGLSAGGIIAAGVFAFLAIIGVFPRLIGATHTKKHILLFESVIILGGVLGNICDIYKIPIGFGGNLVLGIYGLSVGIFVGILVMSLAETLKALPVISRRIHLAVGLQYLILSLGLGKLIGSLIYFTGNFGQ from the coding sequence TTGATGTTTCTTAAAGAAGTATTTCTTGTTTTTATTGGGCTCAGCGCTGGCGGCATTATAGCAGCCGGCGTTTTTGCTTTTTTGGCAATTATTGGTGTGTTTCCAAGACTGATCGGAGCAACCCATACAAAGAAGCATATTCTGCTTTTTGAGTCGGTTATCATTCTTGGCGGTGTTCTTGGGAATATATGTGATATTTATAAAATTCCCATAGGGTTCGGCGGAAATCTGGTTCTTGGAATATACGGGCTTTCCGTAGGAATATTTGTAGGCATCCTTGTCATGTCCCTTGCAGAGACTTTAAAAGCCCTGCCCGTAATCAGCCGTAGAATTCATCTGGCCGTTGGCCTGCAATATTTGATCCTTTCCCTGGGTCTTGGCAAATTGATCGGGTCCCTGATCTATTTTACAGGGAATTTTGGGCAGTAG
- the spoVAD gene encoding stage V sporulation protein AD — protein MQIGKASVRFDEPPIIESMASIVGKKEGQGPLGNLFDVVEQDDMFGADTWEKAESALQKQTADLAIEKGDIRKKDIRYLFAGDLLGQLIATSFGTVDLEIPLFGLFGACSTMGEALNLGAMTVAGGYADKVMAMASSHFATAEKQFRYPLAYGSQRPFSSSWTVTGCGAVILTKNRKEGIAAITGITTGRMVDMGIKDSMNMGAAMAPAAFHTIQQNFDDFQVDESYYDKIITGDLGQVGRTILLDFMKNKGHDLEKVHTDCGLEIFNSDNQDTHAGGSGCGCAASTLCSYILPKVQDGTWKRVLFVPTGALLSTVSFNEGETIPGIAHGVVIENMGNL, from the coding sequence ATGCAGATAGGAAAAGCAAGTGTTAGATTTGATGAACCTCCGATTATTGAAAGCATGGCTTCCATAGTCGGTAAAAAAGAAGGCCAGGGTCCCCTGGGAAATTTGTTCGATGTGGTAGAGCAGGACGATATGTTTGGAGCGGACACATGGGAAAAGGCGGAAAGCGCCCTTCAGAAGCAGACGGCTGATCTGGCCATTGAAAAGGGGGATATCCGGAAAAAGGACATCCGTTATTTGTTTGCAGGAGATTTACTGGGACAGCTGATCGCCACATCCTTTGGAACGGTAGATTTAGAAATTCCCTTATTCGGCCTGTTCGGAGCATGCTCCACCATGGGAGAAGCTCTTAATTTAGGAGCCATGACTGTGGCAGGGGGCTATGCGGATAAGGTAATGGCCATGGCTTCCAGCCATTTTGCAACGGCTGAAAAGCAATTCCGTTATCCCCTGGCATATGGAAGCCAGAGGCCGTTTTCTTCCTCATGGACTGTTACCGGCTGCGGTGCAGTGATACTCACCAAAAACAGGAAAGAAGGAATCGCGGCCATCACCGGAATCACCACAGGACGCATGGTGGACATGGGCATCAAGGATTCCATGAACATGGGGGCAGCCATGGCGCCAGCTGCTTTCCACACCATTCAGCAGAATTTTGACGATTTTCAGGTGGATGAATCCTATTATGACAAAATCATTACAGGAGATCTTGGCCAGGTCGGCCGGACGATCCTGCTTGATTTTATGAAGAATAAAGGACATGACCTGGAAAAGGTGCATACGGATTGCGGGCTGGAGATATTTAACAGTGATAATCAGGATACTCATGCAGGAGGCAGCGGCTGCGGATGTGCGGCTTCCACCCTTTGCTCCTATATACTTCCTAAAGTACAAGACGGCACATGGAAAAGGGTCTTGTTCGTGCCCACCGGCGCCCTCCTTTCCACTGTGAGCTTTAACGAAGGTGAGACGATTCCAGGAATTGCCCATGGAGTTGTCATTGAAAATATGGGAAACCTATAG
- the dapB gene encoding 4-hydroxy-tetrahydrodipicolinate reductase: protein MIRMIMHGCNGAMGQVVSQIAAEETNITIVAGIDPHDTGQNPYPVFPSLEACSEEADVIVDFTSSKAVDGLLDYSVKKKIPVVVCTTGLSDEQMKKLEEASNHVAVLKSANMSLGVNLLMKLVKEAAQVLAGAGFDIEILEKHHNKKLDSPSGTALALADSINEAMEQEYHYVYDRSQVRKARDKKEIGIQSVRGGTIVGEHDVIFAGKDEIVTFHHTAYSKAIFAKGAVSAAKFLAGKAPGLYTMKDVIKS from the coding sequence ATGATTAGGATGATAATGCACGGCTGTAACGGGGCCATGGGCCAGGTGGTATCCCAAATTGCTGCAGAGGAAACAAATATAACCATTGTTGCGGGAATCGATCCCCATGATACCGGACAGAATCCGTATCCCGTATTTCCGTCACTGGAAGCCTGTAGTGAAGAGGCGGATGTGATCGTGGATTTTACCTCCTCTAAAGCAGTGGATGGACTTCTTGATTACAGCGTAAAGAAAAAAATACCTGTGGTAGTATGTACTACCGGACTTTCAGACGAGCAGATGAAAAAGCTTGAGGAGGCCTCCAATCACGTTGCGGTCCTTAAGTCCGCCAATATGTCTCTTGGTGTCAACCTGCTCATGAAGCTGGTAAAGGAGGCGGCGCAGGTACTGGCAGGAGCAGGATTTGATATTGAAATACTGGAAAAGCATCACAATAAGAAGCTGGATTCCCCAAGCGGAACGGCTCTTGCCCTGGCGGATTCTATCAATGAGGCCATGGAGCAGGAATATCATTATGTTTATGACAGAAGCCAGGTCAGAAAAGCCAGAGATAAAAAAGAGATCGGGATCCAGTCTGTCCGTGGGGGAACGATTGTCGGAGAACATGATGTGATTTTTGCCGGAAAGGATGAGATCGTCACCTTTCATCACACCGCATATTCAAAGGCGATTTTTGCAAAAGGCGCGGTTTCTGCGGCAAAATTCCTGGCGGGAAAAGCTCCGGGATTATATACCATGAAAGATGTAATAAAATCATAA
- a CDS encoding YigZ family protein, with protein MRKAYRILYQGGTGEITEKKSRFIANLKPVETEAEALAFIEETRKKYWDARHNCYAWILGRGGEEKRLSDDGEPSQTAGKPMMDVLEGEKLVNLCAVVTRYFGGTLLGTGGLVRAYSKAVQEGLKSCTALTVEPAVKLSVTTDYNGIGKIQYLLGQREITTLGVEYTDRVELTALVPDEAMDKLRADITEVTGGRAGLLPSGEVYYGIFNKEVVLFPG; from the coding sequence ATGAGAAAGGCTTATAGAATTTTGTATCAGGGCGGCACAGGGGAAATTACAGAGAAAAAGTCCCGGTTCATTGCTAATTTAAAGCCGGTGGAAACAGAGGCTGAGGCTCTGGCATTTATAGAGGAAACAAGAAAAAAATATTGGGATGCAAGACATAACTGCTATGCCTGGATTCTGGGGAGAGGCGGAGAAGAGAAGCGCTTAAGTGATGACGGGGAGCCCAGCCAGACTGCAGGAAAACCCATGATGGATGTTCTGGAAGGAGAAAAGCTTGTGAACCTCTGTGCAGTGGTGACCCGGTACTTTGGAGGGACTCTTCTTGGGACAGGAGGCCTTGTACGAGCTTATTCAAAGGCAGTGCAGGAAGGGCTGAAGTCCTGTACGGCATTAACCGTGGAACCGGCAGTAAAGCTTTCCGTTACTACGGATTATAACGGCATTGGGAAGATCCAGTATCTTCTGGGACAGCGGGAAATCACGACTCTTGGCGTCGAATATACGGACCGGGTGGAGCTTACTGCCCTGGTTCCTGATGAGGCCATGGATAAGCTTCGGGCTGACATCACAGAGGTGACAGGCGGGAGAGCAGGCCTCCTTCCGTCGGGAGAGGTCTATTACGGCATTTTTAATAAAGAAGTAGTCCTGTTTCCGGGCTGA
- the typA gene encoding translational GTPase TypA produces the protein MKMKREDVRNVAIIAHVDHGKTTLVDALLKQSGIFRENQEVMERVMDSNDIERERGITILSKNTAVHYNETKINIIDTPGHADFGGEVERVLKMVNGVILVVDAYEGVMPQTKFVLRKALELGLSVVTCINKIDRPEARPEEVEEEVLELLMDLDASEEQLDCPFVYASAKTGFAKKGLDDPETDMAPLFTTIIDHIPAPEGDPDASTQLLISTIDYNEYVGRIGVGKVDNGRIRVNQECVIVNHHEPDKFRKVKVGKLYEYEGLNKVEVQEATIGAIVAISGIADIHIGDTLCSPDSPEAIPFQKISEPTIAMNFMVNDSPLAGQEGKYITSRHIRERLFKELNTDVSLRVEETDSPDCFKVSGRGELHLSVLIENMRREGFEFAVSKAEVLYQFDERNHKLEPMEIAYVDVPEEFTGAVIQKLTSRKGELQGMSPANGGYTRLEFAIPSRGLIGYRGEFMTDTKGNGIMNTSFDGYATFKGELSYRKTGSLIAYESGESITYGLFGAQERGSLFIGPGVKVYSGMVIGQNPKAEDIEINVCKTKKLTNTRSSSADESLKLTPPREMSLEQCLDFIDTDELLEITPSNLRIRKKILDPTMRKRSSLNKKSLA, from the coding sequence ATGAAAATGAAAAGAGAAGACGTAAGAAATGTGGCGATTATTGCCCACGTCGATCACGGTAAAACAACGCTGGTGGACGCTTTGCTTAAGCAAAGCGGTATTTTCCGTGAAAATCAGGAAGTCATGGAACGGGTAATGGATTCCAATGATATTGAGAGAGAGCGTGGAATTACCATTTTATCCAAGAATACAGCCGTCCATTACAACGAAACCAAGATCAACATCATTGACACCCCTGGCCATGCGGATTTTGGCGGCGAGGTGGAGCGTGTTTTAAAGATGGTAAACGGCGTAATCCTGGTTGTGGATGCTTATGAAGGAGTTATGCCTCAGACAAAGTTCGTGCTTCGTAAGGCACTTGAACTGGGGCTGTCTGTGGTAACCTGTATCAATAAGATTGACCGTCCTGAGGCAAGACCAGAAGAGGTAGAGGAAGAAGTATTGGAGCTTCTCATGGACCTTGATGCCAGTGAAGAGCAGCTTGACTGTCCCTTTGTCTATGCGTCTGCAAAAACCGGATTTGCCAAAAAAGGGCTTGATGATCCGGAAACTGACATGGCCCCCTTGTTTACGACCATCATCGATCATATACCGGCTCCGGAAGGAGACCCGGATGCATCTACCCAGCTCCTTATCAGTACCATTGACTACAATGAGTACGTTGGACGTATCGGCGTAGGCAAGGTGGATAACGGACGTATCAGAGTGAACCAGGAATGTGTGATCGTAAACCACCATGAACCGGATAAATTCCGTAAGGTAAAGGTGGGGAAACTGTATGAATACGAAGGTCTTAACAAGGTAGAGGTGCAGGAAGCCACCATCGGCGCCATTGTTGCTATTTCCGGAATTGCGGATATCCACATTGGTGACACCCTTTGCTCTCCGGACAGTCCGGAGGCAATTCCGTTCCAGAAGATTTCAGAGCCTACGATTGCCATGAATTTCATGGTAAATGACAGCCCTCTTGCCGGACAGGAAGGAAAATACATTACCTCCCGCCATATCAGGGAACGTTTATTCAAGGAATTGAATACGGATGTGAGCCTTCGGGTAGAGGAGACCGATTCTCCGGACTGTTTTAAGGTTTCCGGCCGCGGGGAGCTTCATCTGTCTGTTTTGATCGAGAACATGAGAAGAGAAGGCTTTGAATTCGCAGTCAGCAAGGCAGAGGTTTTGTACCAATTTGATGAGAGAAACCACAAGCTTGAGCCTATGGAGATCGCCTATGTTGACGTACCGGAAGAATTTACCGGTGCAGTTATCCAGAAGCTTACAAGCCGTAAGGGAGAACTTCAGGGCATGAGTCCTGCCAATGGAGGCTATACAAGGCTGGAATTTGCCATTCCTTCCAGAGGCCTGATCGGTTATCGCGGAGAGTTTATGACGGATACAAAAGGAAACGGAATCATGAATACGTCATTTGACGGCTATGCGACCTTTAAGGGAGAGTTATCATACCGTAAGACAGGATCCCTGATTGCTTATGAGTCAGGAGAATCCATTACCTACGGCTTGTTTGGCGCCCAGGAAAGAGGAAGCCTGTTCATTGGACCTGGAGTAAAGGTTTATTCCGGCATGGTTATAGGACAGAATCCAAAGGCAGAGGATATCGAAATCAATGTGTGCAAGACGAAAAAGCTGACCAACACCCGTTCCTCCAGTGCGGATGAGTCTCTTAAGCTGACTCCTCCAAGAGAGATGAGCTTAGAGCAGTGCCTTGACTTTATTGATACCGATGAATTGCTGGAAATCACCCCTTCAAATCTTCGGATCAGAAAGAAAATTTTAGACCCTACCATGAGAAAAAGGTCTTCTCTTAATAAAAAATCATTGGCATAA